In the Klebsiella aerogenes KCTC 2190 genome, one interval contains:
- a CDS encoding acid phosphatase: MKKMYIFLTAAICSVLSVSTTYAKENKGFLNADTSPDSLAILPPPPTENSVAFLQDKADYETGRVLKNKERTELAAKDANYKNFGQAFSEAFGMVISAERTPVLYLLLSEVLQDSHDYAMRSAKDHYMRVRPFVLYKNPTCTPEKDDKMAKTGSYPSGHASFGWAAALVLAEINPARETEILKRGMDFGESRVVCGAHWQSDVDSGRIMGAAVVAALHANPRFANTLSEAKKEFAALSAKSE; encoded by the coding sequence ATGAAAAAAATGTATATTTTTCTGACTGCCGCCATCTGCAGCGTTCTCAGTGTATCAACAACATATGCTAAAGAAAATAAAGGATTTCTGAATGCGGATACTTCCCCAGACAGCCTTGCAATTTTGCCTCCACCACCGACTGAGAACTCTGTTGCCTTTCTGCAGGATAAAGCTGACTACGAGACGGGGCGGGTTTTAAAAAACAAAGAAAGAACCGAACTCGCAGCCAAGGATGCCAATTATAAAAACTTTGGCCAGGCATTTTCTGAAGCGTTCGGGATGGTGATTTCCGCTGAGCGTACACCGGTACTTTATCTGCTGCTCAGTGAAGTTTTGCAGGACAGTCACGATTATGCAATGCGCAGCGCAAAAGATCACTATATGCGAGTTCGCCCCTTTGTTCTTTATAAAAATCCTACTTGTACCCCGGAGAAGGATGACAAAATGGCAAAAACAGGATCCTATCCTTCGGGCCACGCTTCATTCGGTTGGGCTGCAGCGCTGGTATTAGCTGAAATAAATCCAGCCCGCGAAACGGAAATTCTTAAACGAGGTATGGATTTCGGAGAGAGCCGGGTTGTCTGCGGTGCGCACTGGCAGAGTGATGTCGACAGCGGTCGAATTATGGGGGCCGCAGTAGTGGCTGCGCTGCATGCAAATCCCCGTTTCGCCAATACGCTTTCTGAAGCCAAGAAAGAATTTGCGGCGCTGAGTGCGAAAAGCGAGTGA
- a CDS encoding AraC family transcriptional regulator, which produces MSNRDKTGEPPESIWFRCAKWVAGTDFPDQSLHWGKLMYSCVGLVKINVNGDTYLSTPEFAVWLPPQTSHQSLALTNIEYVIIHFHEKLCRHLSSEVKTLKINGIIREIIKDFSRRSVGYPSSQADKNLANVLGEQLALSDSFDCFLPLSDDEIIKKITQKMINQPDAVYTLKSWSDKIGLSERTLSRRFLLSTGINFNEWSIRRKVLLAIILLQEGKSVKYVSSSLGYHDPSAFIAMFRKRMGISPGQLD; this is translated from the coding sequence ATGTCTAATCGAGACAAAACTGGAGAACCACCTGAGTCGATTTGGTTTCGCTGTGCAAAATGGGTTGCTGGAACAGATTTTCCTGATCAGAGTTTGCACTGGGGGAAGCTCATGTATTCATGCGTGGGCCTGGTAAAAATAAATGTTAATGGGGATACATACCTTTCTACTCCTGAGTTCGCAGTCTGGTTGCCACCACAAACCAGTCATCAGTCCTTAGCTTTGACAAATATTGAATATGTAATCATTCACTTTCATGAAAAATTATGCAGACATTTATCTTCTGAGGTTAAAACCCTTAAAATAAATGGAATAATTAGAGAAATAATTAAAGATTTCTCCCGGAGATCTGTTGGGTACCCTTCAAGTCAGGCTGATAAAAACCTCGCAAATGTCTTGGGTGAGCAACTAGCCCTAAGTGACAGTTTTGACTGTTTTCTTCCACTTAGCGACGATGAAATAATAAAAAAAATAACACAAAAAATGATTAACCAACCTGATGCTGTTTATACACTTAAGAGTTGGAGTGATAAAATAGGATTAAGTGAAAGAACGCTTTCAAGGCGATTCCTTTTATCCACTGGCATTAACTTTAACGAGTGGAGTATAAGGAGAAAAGTATTATTGGCTATAATCCTCCTTCAAGAAGGAAAATCGGTTAAGTATGTATCTTCATCCTTGGGCTACCACGATCCTTCCGCTTTTATAGCCATGTTCAGGAAGCGGATGGGGATTTCTCCTGGACAACTCGATTAG
- a CDS encoding inovirus Gp2 family protein → MFDSELLDHRHGSLNANYLKKIENVLQYALNEHPRTLAVRVDLRLSPSWSLNDTLTCHPNLQADLLSRFVCSVKAKIRHYRKMLLKEGKKAHACTPRYFWVKESDSAEFPHYHLVMFFNKDLFRGLGRFDSEENNLASMIRQAWLSALDLKGYDEYQSLVHFPKNGVYILDRNAPDFVKNFNSLVFRLSYLAKENTKVYSPNERSMGASQK, encoded by the coding sequence ATGTTTGATTCAGAATTACTTGATCATCGCCATGGTTCATTAAACGCCAATTATCTTAAGAAAATAGAAAATGTTCTCCAGTACGCTCTCAATGAACATCCCCGGACATTAGCCGTACGTGTTGATTTACGTTTATCGCCATCCTGGTCACTGAATGATACGTTAACATGTCATCCGAATTTACAGGCTGACCTTTTAAGCCGTTTTGTTTGTTCAGTAAAAGCCAAAATCCGGCATTACAGGAAAATGCTGCTGAAAGAAGGAAAGAAAGCACATGCCTGTACCCCTCGTTATTTCTGGGTAAAGGAGAGTGACTCTGCTGAATTTCCGCATTACCACCTGGTGATGTTTTTCAATAAAGACCTATTCCGGGGGCTGGGCCGGTTTGATTCGGAGGAGAATAATCTCGCCAGCATGATCCGGCAGGCATGGCTGAGTGCGCTGGATCTGAAAGGATACGATGAGTATCAGTCCCTGGTTCATTTCCCTAAAAATGGTGTTTATATCCTTGATCGTAACGCGCCTGACTTCGTTAAGAACTTTAATAGCCTGGTGTTTCGTCTCAGTTATCTCGCCAAAGAAAACACCAAAGTCTACAGCCCGAATGAGCGCTCAATGGGGGCCAGCCAGAAGTAG
- a CDS encoding carboxymuconolactone decarboxylase family protein encodes MPRITIPELDNLTDSQKEQYARFPANLTLGLLATSCSAQGYLSLGASFPAGKLNNKDREMIIMRVGCLSRSPYERMQHYPLALKSGWTEEEISLIEAGALMAEREATILKFVEECVAKVKVSDKIFNKIREFYDDTQIAELTLIIGHYMMTARFLETLEIPLDSAATSWDAMSV; translated from the coding sequence ATGCCACGTATTACTATTCCTGAATTAGACAACCTGACTGATTCTCAAAAAGAACAATATGCACGTTTTCCTGCAAATCTGACCCTGGGACTGCTGGCAACTTCTTGCTCTGCTCAAGGTTATCTTTCTTTGGGCGCCTCATTTCCTGCTGGTAAGTTAAATAACAAAGACAGAGAAATGATTATAATGCGAGTCGGCTGTTTGAGTCGCAGCCCTTATGAAAGGATGCAACATTATCCTTTGGCATTGAAATCAGGATGGACGGAAGAAGAAATTTCTCTGATTGAGGCAGGAGCATTAATGGCAGAGAGAGAGGCTACAATTCTTAAATTCGTAGAGGAGTGTGTGGCTAAGGTGAAAGTTTCTGATAAGATTTTCAATAAAATTCGCGAATTTTATGATGACACACAAATCGCGGAATTAACGCTGATTATTGGTCACTATATGATGACAGCGCGATTCCTTGAAACCTTAGAGATACCGCTTGATTCAGCGGCTACTTCATGGGATGCAATGTCTGTTTAA
- a CDS encoding cyclase family protein: MFNKIIDLSVPLMTGIASDPPAFLPEINYVTNSEGASQLAASFPGLTTNELPRHEGWAVEFVKMSTHAGTHMDAPYHYHSHMDDGTPSLTIDQIPLEWCVGPGVKLDFRHFPDGYVVTSADIVAELARINHELKPNDIVLVNTSAGSKYGKDDFLDSGCGMGREATLFLTSRGVKVVGTDGWSWDAPFSRTQKKYEQTKDASLIWEGHFAGSVLPYCQIEKLTNLDLLPSTGFTVISLPVKVAAASAGWARPVALIN; encoded by the coding sequence ATGTTCAATAAAATCATAGATTTATCTGTTCCACTTATGACAGGCATAGCCTCAGATCCTCCAGCATTTCTACCTGAAATTAATTATGTGACCAACAGTGAAGGAGCCTCCCAACTGGCTGCTAGCTTCCCCGGTTTAACCACAAATGAGCTGCCTAGACATGAAGGCTGGGCTGTTGAGTTTGTCAAAATGAGCACCCATGCAGGCACACATATGGATGCGCCATATCACTATCATTCACATATGGATGATGGCACCCCTTCGCTTACGATTGACCAAATCCCATTAGAGTGGTGTGTGGGGCCGGGCGTTAAACTTGACTTCAGACATTTCCCGGATGGCTATGTTGTCACTTCAGCTGACATTGTTGCAGAGCTTGCAAGAATTAATCATGAGCTTAAACCAAATGATATCGTTTTGGTTAATACATCTGCTGGCAGCAAGTATGGGAAGGATGACTTCTTAGACAGTGGTTGCGGAATGGGGCGAGAAGCCACACTGTTCCTGACATCGCGTGGTGTAAAAGTCGTTGGTACTGATGGATGGAGCTGGGATGCGCCGTTTTCTCGCACGCAAAAAAAATATGAACAAACTAAAGATGCTTCACTGATATGGGAAGGGCATTTTGCAGGCAGTGTATTACCCTACTGCCAGATCGAAAAACTTACTAATCTGGATCTTCTTCCATCTACAGGATTTACTGTGATCAGTCTCCCAGTAAAAGTAGCAGCTGCTTCTGCTGGCTGGGCACGTCCTGTTGCTTTGATTAATTAA
- a CDS encoding PACE efflux transporter, with the protein MEIELDKSFRERIFHAVIFEVTANIIIALSLAWLMNVSVLQSGSLSVISALTATAWNFVFNKLFDSLQKKYRFERTFLVRALHAACFEVGLIITLIPVAMVMLNLTVTEAFFVEIGLVLFFLPYTMLFNWIYDYLRWTFVGRKRSAM; encoded by the coding sequence ATGGAAATTGAATTAGATAAAAGCTTTAGAGAAAGGATTTTCCACGCAGTCATTTTTGAAGTCACGGCCAATATTATTATCGCGCTGTCACTCGCCTGGCTGATGAACGTGTCGGTACTCCAGTCAGGCTCACTGTCCGTGATATCCGCGCTGACCGCTACGGCCTGGAATTTTGTGTTTAACAAACTCTTTGACTCCCTTCAGAAAAAATACCGGTTTGAAAGAACATTTCTGGTTCGCGCACTCCATGCGGCCTGTTTTGAAGTTGGACTTATCATCACGTTAATTCCTGTGGCAATGGTGATGCTGAATTTAACGGTAACGGAAGCTTTTTTTGTTGAGATCGGTCTTGTACTGTTTTTCCTGCCGTACACGATGCTGTTTAACTGGATCTACGACTACCTGCGCTGGACATTTGTTGGACGTAAACGGTCTGCTATGTAG
- a CDS encoding helix-turn-helix transcriptional regulator translates to MNTKTSAAAATTLLNADDPLIDMHFITAYTNMTDKWFYKLIAENQFPKPIKLGRSSRWRKSEVEAWMQERMTESRSS, encoded by the coding sequence ATGAATACCAAAACCAGCGCAGCAGCTGCAACAACGTTACTGAATGCAGACGATCCACTTATCGATATGCACTTCATCACCGCTTACACAAACATGACCGACAAGTGGTTTTACAAACTGATTGCTGAGAACCAGTTCCCTAAACCCATCAAGTTGGGTCGTAGTAGTCGCTGGCGTAAAAGTGAAGTGGAAGCCTGGATGCAGGAAAGAATGACTGAATCCCGCTCGTCCTGA
- the hha gene encoding hemolysin expression modulator Hha, with the protein MTRHKWLLRHRRCTSRDTLEKVIDKNKYDLTDDELEPFNAAVDHRLAELTMGKLYDRVPPGVWKFVK; encoded by the coding sequence ATGACCAGACATAAATGGCTGTTACGCCACAGACGCTGTACTTCCAGAGATACGCTTGAAAAAGTGATAGATAAAAACAAATACGATCTGACCGACGACGAACTGGAACCCTTTAATGCAGCAGTCGACCACCGACTGGCAGAACTGACGATGGGAAAGTTGTATGACCGTGTACCGCCAGGAGTCTGGAAATTTGTGAAATAG